The following proteins are co-located in the Leishmania major strain Friedlin complete genome, chromosome 30 genome:
- a CDS encoding putative DREV methyltransferase, producing the protein MQALSKDLQLYISGHRGRPALIYEPRTSLISHSLLQLFEACNCDAETTAFLIRSRNMSLWKLMLADFLSVFLSRTTAQGIVGRGMMFVYSTEQIRRLLRPPQAPLTSPLPSDFQFDSLLDIGAGDGGVTANIAPLFKKVYVTEFSVSMRWRLRRRGYEVLPHDDPFHMNTAEQLLDRRYFDVIACNNVLDRADMPETLLREMRDSLKPNGLLVLAVVLPWCPFVEDGPQQKRPSELLPMQGGECCRGASFEQSMSKLVENVLVPMGFEVVRWTRLPYLCEGNLRIEYAVLNDAVFILRKRGDV; encoded by the coding sequence atGCAGGCACTCTCGAAAGATCTGCAGCTGTACATCAGCGGTCATCGCGGCCGCCCTGCACTCATCTACGAGCCGAGGACGAGCCTTATCTCACACTCCCTTCTGCAACTGTTCGAGGCGTGCAACTGCGACGCGGAAACGACAGCCTTTCTTATCCGCTCCCGAAATATGAGTCTGTGGAAGCTGATGCTGGCGGACTtcctctctgtctttctttcgcgcaccaccgcgcaAGGCATCGTCGGACGTGGTATGATGTTCGTGTACTCGACGGAGCAGATCCGGCGCTTGCTGCGACCGCCACAGGCGCCGCTCACGTCCCCACTGCCGTCGGACTTCCAGTTCGACAGTCTCCTCGacatcggcgccggcgatggcggcgtgACGGCAAATATCGCCCCTCTATTCAAGAAGGTGTACGTGACGGAGTTTTCGGTAtcgatgcggtggcggcttcgtcgccgcggctacgaggtgctgccgcatgATGACCCCTTTCACATGAACAccgcggagcagctgctaGACCGCCGCTACTTTGATGTGATTGCATGCAACAATGTGCTCGACCGCGCTGACATGCCGGAGACACTCCTGCGGGAGATGCGGGACTCGCTCAAGCCGAACGGCCTCCTAGTGCTCGCAGTCGTTCTGCCATGGTGCCCGTTCGTCGAGGACGGCCCGCAGCAGAAGAGACCCAGTGAGCTTCTCCCGATGCAGGGCGGGGAATGCTGCCGCGGTGCCTCCTTTGAGCAGTCCATGTCGAAGTTGGTCGAGAACGTGCTGGTGCCAATGGGCTTCGAGGTCGTTCGCTGGACCAGGCTCCCCTACCTATGTGAGGGCAACCTCCGCATCGAGTATGCGGTGCTAAACGATGCCGTGTTTATCCTGCGTAAGAGAGGCGATGTCTAG